AATACTACAAACCGAAGAGGCAAAAATTATTACAAACCACCCAACAAACTCCTATAAGTTAATTGGTGATAAAGCCATTGAAAAAATTAAAATCACGAATGCAAAGAGCTTCTGGAAAAATAGCAAATACTGCGTGATTGTAGTTAAATAATTAACCTTAAGAATCTTTTCCAATTTTTGATAGACTCCTTCATCTATCCGAGCAATATGGATAAATGAGTTTGCACATAAAATTATCTACGTTGAGAGTTTGCTATTTAGAATATTTTTTAGCGCCTTCTAAGAATAACTTTATTCTGTCTAAAAAACTTCTTTCTAATTGATTTTTTTATGTACGTTTGCCACTTATTTATTTTGAAAAATCTACAGATAGGCAAACAAATAATGAGACTTATAACAGTCGTTCTTTTAGCTCTAATCTTTTCAGCAGGAAGTTTTCCTGATGCTGGCGACTCCATAGTAGGTGAGTGGATATCTTTTAATTCCGATGGTGACAAAGGAATCGTAAAAATATACAAAGCAAAAAACCATAAATATTATGGGCAATTAATAAAGGCATTTGATGATAATCTGGATCATAAATTAAGAACCCAGAACGAGCCTTTATTTATTTTAAAAGAATTTGAATATAAATCTAATAACGAATGGTCAGAAGGAGTGGTTATTCGACCTAAATTTGGCGATCGATATAGAGGGCGTTTAAAGCTCAAGGATAGAAATACGTTGGAGGTTACGGGTTATCTGAGCATTTTCTCCAAATCAATCGACTGGAAAAGAAATTCTTAGGCTAAAGGGCCTCCATAATAATCCATTTCTTCCGAACGTCTTTTCATGCAATTATCAATTACAATTGTCTTTTCTTGGTTTGTATAAATATCCCAATTGATAATTTCTTCTTCACTTCGTTTGCAGCCTAAGCAAATCTTGTTTTCATCATAAGTGCAAACATTAATACAAGGACTTTTTACTTCTGACATCTTATTTTTAGGAGTTGTGTGCTTTTATTTTAATGGTTTTCTTCTTTTGCAAGAATTGGGCAAGAATTTAATAAATTTGAAAGCATAACACTTAAGTAGACAATATTGAATATTAGAATTTTTGCTTTTGGAATTTTCACAGTTCTCATGGTTTTCTTGATTCAGTGTAAGAAACCAACGAAAAACGAATTAAAACAATATATAGGTGAATGGGAATTTGTTTTTATTTCAACTGAATATGCTCCGGGCTTTGGTGAATTTATTGACACAACTATTTTCACTGGTTCTATTAAATATGAAAATGATAAGTATGGCAACTTAAGGGCTAATTATAGTATTGAAGAATATTGCATATTGGATGTCGATGGAGAAGGAAATATAGTTGCATCTAATCCATATTGCGCTTCTGGTCAATTCATTATTGATTCTATTTACTTTAAATACTTAATAGATAGTCCAAAAGCAGTAACAAGAACGCACAAAGTATATGGAAAGAAAATATAAAGAAAAAAGAAGTTCAATATGATCGTTTCTGTATTTTATTTAATAATTAGCGACAATTCTTAAAACCTTAATTTTTAGACTTCCTATTTTTTATGATCAAACAATCAGTGATTATATCATGCCAAGCTTGTCCGTATTTATTCCATGAAATGGCAAAAATACCAGCTCCCAAGGGGAGAAATGATAAAAACATCCAAATATAACGTAAACATGCTTTCTTGAATGTTATTCGCTGGCCGTGAAGGTCGATTACCTTAATACCTACTATTCTTTTACCAATTGTTGCCTGATGCTCTGAGCTTTCGGTATATCCATAATAAAGAGTTGTTAAAATCAACAATACTAAACTCGTTACAAAACTAAAGGCAACAATATCAGTATCTACTAACATTGTTAGGAATAGGGCAGCTAAAATTCCAATGAGCAAGCAATCAATTAGGTAAGCAATGATTCGTATCCATAAAGTGGCATATTGGTAATCTCCAATAATTTTGATATCCAATAATTCATTTAAAAATTTTGAAGATTTGGCTTTTTTTAAGTTTGAAACGTCTAATCCAAATAAGTTTTTCTCCGTGTAAAACTCGGGAATCTCATGAAATACTTCATCAGTTTTTTCTTTTGTATCCATTTCAAAAGCTAATTAATGTTACAAAAATCAGTGAAAAATTGACTATTTAGCATGCTAAATGATACAATTATTTTCAATATCCAAAATTTCAATAATCAATTTTCTATAGATTAAATTTAAGCATTTTTAAGTGAATCGTTTCAATTAATGATTTGATCAACGATATTTTACCATTTAATTACATAATTTCCACTGAAATTTGTATTATTACAGCAATAAAGAATTGGCTTTCCAAAGAAGTAGGTAAATGCACTTTAACGCAAACATGCAGTTCAAAGAATTCGTACATATTATTAATCCCAGAGTTCCAAAAAGGATGCTTTTATTCTTAGCTGGATTTATATGGCTTTACGCATCATACCGCGTGTTTTTGGTTTTACTAATTGAGCTTCACAAAAGCAGTAATCACTGGTTAATTTATACTATTGGAAGTATCGTTTATGTTCTATTCTTTCAGTTTGTATTTCATCGAATATTGTTAAAACATACAAAACGGATAATTAATAAAGCAACCAATTGGGTGTGTGTTTTTTCTGTATTTGACTTAAAAAGTTATTTATTAATGGGTTTTATGATTTCTGCTGGATTTCTTTCAACTCGTTATTTATCAATTCCTGCAGAAGCATTGTCTGTATTTTTCATATCACTTTCCTTATCTCTATTTACTTCGGCTCTTTACTTTTTATATTATGGTTTTCGATATAGTTATGCTAAAAATAAATTTTTAATATTTAATAAGCTTACAGATGAGAATTAAATACACATTGTTACTTTGCTTAACTACTTTCTTTTTATTTGCTCAAAATGATGAATTCCTTACACATTATGAAAAATCAGCGTTTAAAGAAACTTCCCGATACGATGAAACAATTGCATTTTGCAAACAGCTCGACAAAGCTTCGGAATTGGTTCATTACACCACTTTTGGTAAAAGTTTGCAGGGACGAGATTTGCCCTTGATTATTGTTGACAAGGACGGAATGCAACAAGCCAGAGAAGTGCAGCAAACTGAAAAAGCAATTGTACTTATTCAAGCTGGAATTCATGCAGGAGAAATCAATGGTAAAGATGCGGGCATGATGTTAATCAGAGATATTGTTATTCATAAAAAACACAGCGAATTACTAAATAAGGTGACCATTGTATTTATTCCCATATTAAATGTTGATGGTCACGAAAACTTCAGTTCTTATGGTCGAATCAATCAAAATGGACCAAAAGAAATGGGATTCAGGACAAATGCCATCAATTTGAATCTGAATAGAGATTACTTGAAAGCCGATGCCTTGGAAACTCAAGCCTGGCATAAACTCTTCCTTGAATGGCTTCCTGATTTTTTTATTGACATTCATAGCACCGATGGAGCAGATTATCAATACGTACTTACTTATGGCATGGAAATCTATGGAAATATGTCAGAAAAACTTACGAACTGGCAAACAGATGTATTCATCAAATATGTTGAGAAAAAGATGGAAAAGGCTAATTATCCGATATTCCCTTATGTGGCATTCCGAAACTGGCATGATCCACGAAGTGGACTGAAGAGTTATCCGGGTAATCCGATGCTATCACAGGCATATAGCGCTATTCAAAACCGACCTGGATTATTGATTGAAAGTCATATGCTTAAAGACTATAAAACACGGGTTTCAAGTACTTATGAAATGCTGGTACACAGTCTGACTATTTTAAATAAGGAATATTACCATCTTCAAAACCTGATTGATGAATCTGAGCGTTTTGTGTCGAGCGAAAGCTTTAGAGCAAAAAAATATACGCTAACATACAAAGCAAGTTCGGATAGTAGTATGGTGAAATTCAGGGGAGTAGAATATGAAACGACCACCAGTGATTTAACAGGTGGCAATTGGTTTAAATATTCAACTAAACCAGCAACTTTTGAAATTCCTTTCTTCGACAAGCATGTTCCTGAAAAGCAAGTTTTTCTACCAGAAGCTTATATTATTCCTCCTGAATGGACAGAAGTAATCAGCCGCCTAAAAAATCATGGAATTGAAACCTATACTATAGCCGAAGCTGTTAGTTTGCGTGTAAATAGTTATCATTTTGCCAATCCTGCTTGGCGATCGAATTCTTTTGAGGGAAGACAAATATTAGAGAAATTTGATTTATCTGAAGTAGAAAATGAGCGTGAATATCCACAAGGATCTGTTATTGTTGGCTTAAACCAACCTACAGCTAAAGTTATTGCTTGCATTTTGGAACCGGAAGCTATTGGTTCATTTGCATATTGGGGTTTTTTCAATTCGATTTTCGAGCAGAAAGAATATGGCGAGAGCTATGTTATGGAAAAAATCGCCAGAAACATGTTAGAGTCGGATCCTGAATTAAAAGCAGAATTCGAAGAAAAACTAAAAAATGATCCTGACTTTGCCAATAATCAATGGACTATGTTGAATTGGTTTTACAGCAAAACAGCTTATTGGGATAGCAGAATAAACTCATATCCTGTAGGTAGGATTATGATTAAATCTGAATTGAATAAAATACGTTATGCAGATTAATTATTGTTGTAAAGCACGGTTACTTCTCCTTGTTTACATATACTAATGCAATAACAATTCGGTGACTCTTTTAGTTAAAATGAGCAATATACTTTTGGCAATTGATACTGTAAAAGCGAAGCGATTCCGACTGAGCATATAAATTTTGTATTTTACTTTGAACAAAATTTATATTTTTCATAGGAGAAACATTTTAGTTATTGGAATATATATAAATCTGCTAAAAACCCTATATTTGTTAGACATATCAATAAATTATCGCTTATAAAAATTGAAATATGAAAATCTTTCTATACACTTTATCGATTATATCTGGTCTTTTTCTTTCTTCAAATATTCTGTCTGCACAAAACTATTGCGAACCGGTTAGCAATTGCATGATAGCACCTATAGTCGATTTTTCAACTACTGGAGCAAATGTAAATATCTCGAATTATAGTTCGGGTTGTGTCGGTACTTCTGGATATCATTTTTACTATAATAAGCCCTTAAAATCTTCAGTAAGTGATACCATTATTATTAATATAGTACCCGGTGTTCCAACCCATAGTATTGGATATGCTATATGGATAGATTGGAATTATGATGGTGATTTTGACGATACTGGAGAAGAAGTGTGGAATTCTGGCACCTATGTTCAGGGAACTGTTTCAGATACTATCTTTTTACCATCAAATGTTAGTGTAGGTTTAAAACGTATGAGATTACGAAGTAATTATTTTGCTGTACCGATTAGTCCATGTGGCAATACTTCTTGGGGAGAGACGGAAGATTATCCTTTACTTATTACTTTGGGCTCAGGAACAGATATGAGTATGGAAAAGCTTTTGAGTCCGAATGTTTTTACCATAGGAAATAATACAATTAAAGTACAAGTGAGAAATAATGGAGCTACTACCATTAATTCTTTCGATTTAGGTTTTCAGTTGAATAATGGAACGCCAGTTATTGCTAATAACATCAGTCAAACTATAAACTCAGGATCTGCCTTCTCGTATCAATTTGCAAATCCGATGGTTGCGGGTTCAGGTAGTCATCAATTAAAAGTCTGGGTTACGGATGCAAATAATATTGTGCCTGACAGTATTCCCTCCAACGATACAATGCTTGTGAGTTTTTGTACAGGTATGAGTGGTACATATTCAATAGGATCAACAGGTGATTATGCTAGCTTTAATAGTGCCATCTCAGCTATGAGTAATTGTGGAGTTTCTGGAGTAACTGTATTCACTATTTTACCCGGCACATATGCCGAACAGCTTGTGATACCTGAAATCAATGGGATTTCAGCAAGTGCAACTGTTACATTTAATGGTTTGGACAATACAAAAGTTCATCTCACAAAATCAATCTCTGGAAGCACAGATGGATTAATTGTACTTGATGAAGCAGACTATTTTACTTTTAAAAATATCAAGATTACAAATAGTTCTCTTTTTGGAAATGCAGTTCTACTAAAAGGTAGTGCAGATTATAACACCTTTGATAGTTGTGTGATTTCATCTACTTATTATGGAATTTCTTCAAGTGAATCTAATTATACAACAGTTTCAAATAGCAAATTTACAGGAGGAAAAACAGCCATTTATTTTAATGGTCCGGCAAGCCGTTGTAATTTCAATAAAGCCATCAATAACTCCATCAGCGGACAGTCTGATTATGGTATCAATTTCTCTAATCAAAGATTTGCTCAAGCTTTATCCAATAAAATTACAAGTCAAGCCAATAATGCTTATGCTGGTATATATGCTAATTATAGCAGTGGAACTCAAATTGAAGCAAATATTATTGAACCCTTTGAGGTAGGAATTAAGGTATTTCGTGAAAATTATATTACGCAAGATAGTGCCTTGTTCGTGAATAATATCATTGGAAATTTTGGATCAACAAACAAGCAAACGGGTATGGATATGAATTATGCTTGGAATCTTAGGATATTGCATAACACCATCGCTTTGAATTCAACAGGATATACAGATACCAGCCATGTTGGTTTATTTTTATATTATGCCCTGGGATCAAAAATTAAAAATAACATATTTTATAACACAGGCAAAAATATATTACTTACCATTAAGGGTACAGGTTATTCAGGTTATGTTCCATATGAAATTGATAATAATTTATATTACTCGACTTATAATGGTGCAAAGTTTTATAATAACGGTGTTTATTACTCTGATCTAGCCAGCTTTAAAAAATCAACTAATTTTTTATTATCACCCCATAACGAAAATTCCTTCTTTCAAGATAATCCAAATTTTGTTTCGAACACTGATTTTCATTTATCATCTCAATATGCTCCATACAATGGCACTAATCTAGGTGTATTATACGATGTTGATGGCGATAGCAGGTGTATTTATGCGCATACAATTGGAGCTGATGAAAGTAGTTTTAATGTAAACAAACCTGTAGCAGGATTTTCTGTTGATGATACTGTTTGTTTAAATTCTCCAATCACATTTATTAACGATGCATCTTCAAATTCTGCATTGGGACACGAATGGTATTTGAATGGTTATTATCAAACAAATTCAACAAACTTTACCTATACTTTTCCAAATTATGCAGCACACGATACCGTTTTACTTATAACAAAAAGTTGTGGTGGTATCGATTCGTTTTCAAAGCTGGTTTATATCGATAGTCCCAACGTAAAACCTATATCTGGTTTTCTTGCAAATAAAAACATTGTCAATCCTTTTGATGAGGTGCAATTGTATAGTTTGTCTGCCAATTGCCCCTCTAATTGGGAATGGCGAATTACACCAGAATATGTCTATGATCCGCAATTAGGACAGCAGCAAGCCTATTATTATATGAATTTTACAAATAAAAACTCTCAAAATCCCAAACTAAAATTCGAATATCCTGGAAAATACAATGTTTGTTTGGTTTCATCAAATGCTATTGGTAGCGATACGCTATGTTTTTACGAGTATATTTATGTAATTCCAGTTCAATACATGTGTATTTACGCACTTCCAGAAACTCAAAATTCTATAACTGGCCTTTTATATGATGATGGAGGCCCTTCATCCGATTATGCGAATGGAACAGGTTCTATTTGTGATTTTAAATTAACCCCATGTGCAGATACACTTTATTTTACATTCTCGGAATTTGAAGTAAACCCAGGTGATTATCTCAGGATTTATGATGGAATAAGCAATCTGGGGACACCTCTTTGGGATGTTTCTGTATATGGAGCAAATGGATTAACTGGCTCTATGGCAGCTTCTGGTTTTGATACTACTGTTATTTCATATTCAGGGAATATGTATTTTGAATGGAGTGCTAATAATGTTGGCACAAATAAAGGATTTATTGGAGAGTGGCTAGGCTCATCAACTGTTGAACCTCCTCCGGTTGCTAGTTTCACGTGTCCTGATACCGTTTGTTTGAATGTTCCTGTTTCTTTCCAAAATACTTCGTCAGGTGGAAATTTACGCTATGCATGGAGTTTTGACAACAGTGGATTTACACATGCAATTTCCGAAAATCCAACATACACTTTCACTACTTCAGGTCAACATACTGTAACACTAAATGTATTGAATTGTGGGGGAGATAGCTCCTTTGCTAAAAGTATTTTTGTAATTGGAGGAACTGCTGCTCCAACAGCCGATTTTATAGCCGATAATTTGAATCCATTTAAAACCATTGATGTTGTTAATTTCACTGATTTAAGTCATGCCAATCCATTGAATCCATTGGGTTGTATTGATTATTGGAATTGGTCAATAAGTCCTTCCACCTATACAGCTGTGTCATCTTTCCCTAATGGGCAAAACCCTCGGATTACCTTTAACGATACGGGTTGTTATACCGTAACCTTAATATCAGGTTATGGAAATAGCCGAGATACACTGACAAAACAATGTTATATTGATCCAACAGATTATTGCATTCCTGTAGTTAACAATCTGAATAATGATATCGGTATCTCAAAAGTTGAAATTGCTTCAATTACCAAGTTTAGTTCCAGTGGGATGGTCGGTTATACCGATTATGCTGGATCGATTTCTACTTATATTGATGAATATGTACAGTATACAATTGATATTCATCGCATCTCAGGGAATAATGCCATTACACGTAAAGTTTGGATTGATTGGAACATCGATGGTGATTTTGACGATGCAGGGGAACTGGTCGTTCAACAAGCTAGCTCAAATTCGCTTTATTACACTGATAGTTTCACTGTACCGGTTTTGAGTAAATATGGATCGACCAGAATGCGAGTTGGAGTCTGCATAGCTGGTTATCCGAATACTCCCTGCGGACCAAACTTTTTTGGGGAGTTTGAAGATTATCGATTAATTCTAAGACCTTACTCAATTCCTCCAGAAGTAAAACTTATTGGATCGGACACATTGATGGTTATGCAATGTTTTGGCTTTAATGATCCTGGGGCAACGGCTACCAGCGTTTTGTATGGAAATTTGACTAGTCAAATAGTTACTACTCATAATGTTGATCCAAATAATGCCGGAGTATACACTGTTAACTATACAGTGAGCGATCCTAAAGGAAATACAACAATTAAGAAACGAACAATTCTGGTTATTGCTGAAGCTACTCCTCCTGTTATCACATTAATAGGCAATGCAGTTGATACAGTTAATGTGATGAGTACATACAGCGATCAGGGAGTCACTTCGAGTGATAGTTGTAGCGGTATAGATAGGGTAGAGGTAAGTGGTCAGGTATTTACCAATTTCCTTGGCAAATTCACTTTAAACTATACAGCCTACGATAAAAATCAAAACACAGCATCAACAAGCCGTTTGGTTTATGTGATAGATACAGAGGCACCAGTTGTCCAATTAATAGGAAATGCAGTCGATACAGTTGAAGTATTCAATTCTTATTTCGATTCAGGAGTAGTTTATACAGATAATTATGACCAAAATCCAAAATTAGTTGTTACAGGAAATGTAAATACATCTAAAATTGGCTCGTATACATTGAAATATGAAGTTTCCGATTCAAGTGGAAATTCATCTGTATTGTATAGATATGTTCATGTTTTTGATTTAAGTGCACCACAAATCTCTAGCAATTATGCTTCAGGCGACACCATACATATCAATATATTCACTTCGGTGTATGACAAGTTAAACCTGAGTTATAGTGATAATTATAATAACACTGGCGATTTAACCATTGTTAGTAGTGGTACCTATGCTAGTTCATTTGGAACTGGATCAGCAAATAGTATTGGTTGTTATACTTTATCCCATTCTGCTACCGATGTTTCAAATAATTCATCTTCAGTTTCTTATGTCGTGTGTGTGGAAGATTTAGAAAAACCAATCATTACTTTGTTGGGGAGTTCGGTCATCAACATTAAACAATGGGAAACTGCTGACACCAACGATATGAAAGTAAATGTAACTGATAATTACGATAACAATCCAACGATTTGGGTTAGTGGTAGTTATTATGATGATTATCTGAAGCATGATAAAGATGGATTTTACAATGTGATCTATCATGCAAAAGATCAATCAGGAAATGAGGCAGACACTGTAATCCGATATATTAACGTTCTTCCTAATATTTCTATTGATGAAAACCCGATAGATGAGCAGATTAATTTATATCCTAATCCGGCAAAGAGTATTGTTTATGTGTCAATCAACCTGAAAGAATCGGGCAATGGAATTATTTGCATCATGAATCAATTAGGACAATGTGTTTATACAGATAATGAGGTCGATCTTTCTAAACAGATTCACCCTATTTCTATTGCACATTTGGCATCTGGCATGTACCATGTTCGAATATCTACAAATGAGCAGTTGATTATTAAAAAGCTGATTCTAAGCAAGTAAGCTTAAAGTATAATGAAATAGAAGCCGTTTGTTCCAAAACAAGCGGCTTTTTTTTGGTCTCAAAACATGAAGACAGTATACGGAAGGATTTTTAATTATCCCGAGTTCAGCTTATTAGTGTATGAGGACAGGAATTATGTAAATCTTCTTTTGTGAGATTACTTTCAAAAAATAATTACCCTTAGGTGCATGGTAAATTAGGGGGATCGTATTTTGCCCTTCAATTGTAGTAAATGATTTTTCCTTTCCAATTTCTTTTCCAGAGTTATCTATTAGAACAACAGTAATTGATTCAGCTTGCTTAGTGTGATAACGCAAATAGAACTGTCCCTGATTAGGATTTGGAAAAGCTATAAAGTCGTTATCATTCCATACAAACAATTCATTAACAGAAACATAAGCGGTATCGGTTATACAATAAAATCGGTAGGTATATATCAAATTTGAATCAATAGAGTTTCTGAATTCTAATAGTGCGTTTCCCTGGTTATTCTGATCTGTTGCTGTTACAAAATGAAATATAAACTCCTGTTTTGATAAAGCCGCAATAGTTACTTTATTCACACTTAAATAGTGAGGCAGGCATAAATCGGTTGAAATATTTGAAGTCCAGTTTGCTGGGATATTGTTCTCAAGTCGAGTAATGGTTATTTCAATCGGACTTTCTGAATAATTAATCAGGTCGCCTTTAATTTCTTTTTCCGATCCGGGTTTTCCAAAAACTACCGTATCGCTATACAATTCAAGTTCAAAAACTTGCGAAAAAGACATTAGAGATAGAAATAAGCAAATTGTTGTAAGGGGAAATAACTTAATCATCTAATTTACTATTAGTTTGCCTTCTGAAATTGCATTACTATAACTGGATAACTGATAATAATAAATACCTCTATCAAGACCTTCCACATTCAATGAATAATTTGTCTGCATGTTTAATTGTGTTTGCTTAACCATTTCGCCAATACTGTTGAATAGTTGCAATTCACCCATGAAAGCAGTTTTGAAGTTGAAATTAACTGTAGAATTGGCTGGGTTAGGATAAACAGACAAAGAGTTATTTAGTATTTGTTCAGATATTGCTGATATGCCTAATAAACTGTCAATGTCTGCTGACATATCGAAGGGGAGTTTATTAAACCATCCATGTTTGGCAAAAATAACGCCATTTGGTTCAATCAGATAGGCATTGTTTGGAGCTGGACCAAAAGTGTTCCACCATCTATTACAAGGGCCATCTATTAATACTTCATAACTAATCGACATATTGTTTAACATATCCTGAACAATGGATACACGATCGCCATAGGTCACAGGCTGACGATATAATATACCTTCATTGATGTTGCTTGATGTTGTCCATACATTTCCAGAATAGGGACTGGTATCAATATCTGGATGAGGTTCAAGCACATAAATAATGAATATCGACAATTGATTTCCGTATTTCTGCGCAATAGCATCAATATCAGGAACTTTTCCTCTGAAAACCGGACATGTATAGCTTCCTGCAACCAATAAAATAGGTTTCCCTTTTTGTAATTCAACTGCTATATCTGTTTCCTGATTATTTACATTATAAAGCTTAAAATGGTTAATGGTATCGCCTGCTTGCAAACCGGTAGTTTTGAATGACCCATCAGGATCGAGGTATAAGGGGATTTCACAAATTGAGTCGGCAGGCATAGGAAGACTGCTTAAACCGATACTTGGTTTCAGACTTTGAGCAAAAAATACAGTTTGATAAACCAGTAAAGCTGCAATTGTCAGAATAATTCGAAATGCAATTCTCATGTCATAAATTTAAATATCTATATACAAATATACTTGATTTTTTTTCGTTTGAAATTACCTATTGACAAATGAAAAAAAATCATGTAAAAGCGAAGCGATTCCGACTGAGCATATAAATTTTGTATTTTACTTTGAACAAAATTTATATTTTTTCAGGAGAAATATATTAAAAAATAAGTGATCGGGTACTTCAAACAAACACCATTTATTTCACCTGAAACATCTTTTAGTGCCAATAAAAAATAAATTGTAACCTTTTCAATTCTTTGATCGTCCTACTGATGAAACAACAAAAAAATAAACTAATGAAAAAATTAACATTACTTTTAATCCTCCTTATCGGATTCAGTTTCAGCAATCAAAGTTTTGCTGACGGTAGCTTGAAAAAGACAAATAAAAAGCAAATGATTAACTCATTCAAAGTTATTGTTGAAGATATGTCTGTTCATTTTTCTTTTAATCTATTCAAGAAATCAAATTACAAAGTCGTTTTGTTCAAGGAAAACGGTGAGTATATGAAAACCATTGATGAAGGCAAGCATAAAGCTGATTTTTATTCGTATCAAATCGACAAAAGCAATCTGCCTGTTGGTGAATATATTTTTTTGATAGAATCTGATGAAACAGTAGTTACCGAGTTCTTTGAAATCAAAAACCAAGTAGCACAACTGACTTATGAGTTTAATGAGGATAATCAGATTTTAAAACTAAATTCAAATTGGATTGAAAGCGACTTTATAGTTCACATCTACAAAGAAGACGGGAGCTTTTATCAAAAGGCAAACACAACTAATATAAATACATCGGAATGGGAGAGAGGAGATTATTTTATACTCATTGAAAGTGGAGATAAACTCTATTCCGAATACATACAGCTTTAATAATATGGCTCAAAATTTAAGGTTGTTTCAATAGCTGGAAGGTCCAGCTGAGGTGAAGGCAGGTAATGAAAATTGCCTGCCTTATTTTTTTATTCTAAATCAAAAAACTTTGATTCGATTTATTACTTTCTGAAAAAGAGCAGGAATATTATTGGTAAAATCAATCCCACTGTAGCTAATATTGCTCCACGCCATTTGAGTCCATTTTTGCCTTTAAGAATAAACAATCCCGAAATAGCCAGAAAAATCAAGGCTACTGCAAAAACATCAGAAAACAATGTCCACCATAATTTAGGATCGTAATGAAGGAAATTCATCTGATTGAAAAAGGGCCGTTTGGTTGTACGTTCAATAGTTAAAAAGCCATCGTCCAAATTCACAATAACAACTCCTCCCTTGATAAAAATCTTCATTAAATCAACTCGTGGGAAATAGTGATTTTTATAACTTAAATTTCCATCAAATTGAGTTAATAATTCTAAAATATACTCTTTCGAAACATCCGATTTTTCAATTGGTTCAATAACATGATCTTCCAGTTTGATAATATAATTCGGATTCCAATCTTCTAAATGATTAATGGCTATTCCTGAAA
This DNA window, taken from Bacteroidota bacterium, encodes the following:
- a CDS encoding DUF5011 domain-containing protein produces the protein MKIFLYTLSIISGLFLSSNILSAQNYCEPVSNCMIAPIVDFSTTGANVNISNYSSGCVGTSGYHFYYNKPLKSSVSDTIIINIVPGVPTHSIGYAIWIDWNYDGDFDDTGEEVWNSGTYVQGTVSDTIFLPSNVSVGLKRMRLRSNYFAVPISPCGNTSWGETEDYPLLITLGSGTDMSMEKLLSPNVFTIGNNTIKVQVRNNGATTINSFDLGFQLNNGTPVIANNISQTINSGSAFSYQFANPMVAGSGSHQLKVWVTDANNIVPDSIPSNDTMLVSFCTGMSGTYSIGSTGDYASFNSAISAMSNCGVSGVTVFTILPGTYAEQLVIPEINGISASATVTFNGLDNTKVHLTKSISGSTDGLIVLDEADYFTFKNIKITNSSLFGNAVLLKGSADYNTFDSCVISSTYYGISSSESNYTTVSNSKFTGGKTAIYFNGPASRCNFNKAINNSISGQSDYGINFSNQRFAQALSNKITSQANNAYAGIYANYSSGTQIEANIIEPFEVGIKVFRENYITQDSALFVNNIIGNFGSTNKQTGMDMNYAWNLRILHNTIALNSTGYTDTSHVGLFLYYALGSKIKNNIFYNTGKNILLTIKGTGYSGYVPYEIDNNLYYSTYNGAKFYNNGVYYSDLASFKKSTNFLLSPHNENSFFQDNPNFVSNTDFHLSSQYAPYNGTNLGVLYDVDGDSRCIYAHTIGADESSFNVNKPVAGFSVDDTVCLNSPITFINDASSNSALGHEWYLNGYYQTNSTNFTYTFPNYAAHDTVLLITKSCGGIDSFSKLVYIDSPNVKPISGFLANKNIVNPFDEVQLYSLSANCPSNWEWRITPEYVYDPQLGQQQAYYYMNFTNKNSQNPKLKFEYPGKYNVCLVSSNAIGSDTLCFYEYIYVIPVQYMCIYALPETQNSITGLLYDDGGPSSDYANGTGSICDFKLTPCADTLYFTFSEFEVNPGDYLRIYDGISNLGTPLWDVSVYGANGLTGSMAASGFDTTVISYSGNMYFEWSANNVGTNKGFIGEWLGSSTVEPPPVASFTCPDTVCLNVPVSFQNTSSGGNLRYAWSFDNSGFTHAISENPTYTFTTSGQHTVTLNVLNCGGDSSFAKSIFVIGGTAAPTADFIADNLNPFKTIDVVNFTDLSHANPLNPLGCIDYWNWSISPSTYTAVSSFPNGQNPRITFNDTGCYTVTLISGYGNSRDTLTKQCYIDPTDYCIPVVNNLNNDIGISKVEIASITKFSSSGMVGYTDYAGSISTYIDEYVQYTIDIHRISGNNAITRKVWIDWNIDGDFDDAGELVVQQASSNSLYYTDSFTVPVLSKYGSTRMRVGVCIAGYPNTPCGPNFFGEFEDYRLILRPYSIPPEVKLIGSDTLMVMQCFGFNDPGATATSVLYGNLTSQIVTTHNVDPNNAGVYTVNYTVSDPKGNTTIKKRTILVIAEATPPVITLIGNAVDTVNVMSTYSDQGVTSSDSCSGIDRVEVSGQVFTNFLGKFTLNYTAYDKNQNTASTSRLVYVIDTEAPVVQLIGNAVDTVEVFNSYFDSGVVYTDNYDQNPKLVVTGNVNTSKIGSYTLKYEVSDSSGNSSVLYRYVHVFDLSAPQISSNYASGDTIHINIFTSVYDKLNLSYSDNYNNTGDLTIVSSGTYASSFGTGSANSIGCYTLSHSATDVSNNSSSVSYVVCVEDLEKPIITLLGSSVINIKQWETADTNDMKVNVTDNYDNNPTIWVSGSYYDDYLKHDKDGFYNVIYHAKDQSGNEADTVIRYINVLPNISIDENPIDEQINLYPNPAKSIVYVSINLKESGNGIICIMNQLGQCVYTDNEVDLSKQIHPISIAHLASGMYHVRISTNEQLIIKKLILSK
- a CDS encoding T9SS type A sorting domain-containing protein, translating into MIKLFPLTTICLFLSLMSFSQVFELELYSDTVVFGKPGSEKEIKGDLINYSESPIEITITRLENNIPANWTSNISTDLCLPHYLSVNKVTIAALSKQEFIFHFVTATDQNNQGNALLEFRNSIDSNLIYTYRFYCITDTAYVSVNELFVWNDNDFIAFPNPNQGQFYLRYHTKQAESITVVLIDNSGKEIGKEKSFTTIEGQNTIPLIYHAPKGNYFLKVISQKKIYIIPVLIH